A genomic segment from Dermatobacter hominis encodes:
- the moaC gene encoding cyclic pyranopterin monophosphate synthase MoaC, producing MSERGLTHLDPLGRARMVDVTPKEPTHRRAIARGRVNMSTETTSLVARGAINKGDVLSVARVAGIQAAKRASDLIPLCHPVLVGAVLVNFRIEDTFIEVEASVETVDRTGVEMEALTAVNVACLTIYDMCKSVDRSMVISDVALWEKTGGRSGVYRRDDDLLADLEGI from the coding sequence ATGTCCGAACGGGGCCTGACCCATCTCGATCCCCTCGGCCGTGCCCGCATGGTCGACGTCACGCCCAAGGAGCCCACGCACCGTCGGGCGATCGCCAGGGGCCGGGTCAACATGAGCACGGAGACGACGTCGTTGGTCGCCCGCGGCGCCATCAACAAGGGCGACGTGCTGTCGGTGGCCCGGGTGGCGGGGATCCAGGCCGCCAAGCGGGCTTCGGACCTCATCCCGCTGTGCCATCCCGTCCTGGTGGGCGCGGTGCTCGTGAACTTCCGCATCGAGGACACGTTCATCGAGGTGGAGGCCAGCGTCGAGACGGTGGACCGCACCGGCGTCGAGATGGAGGCGCTCACGGCGGTCAACGTCGCGTGCCTGACGATCTACGACATGTGCAAGTCGGTCGACCGGTCCATGGTCATCTCGGACGTCGCCCTGTGGGAGAAGACCGGCGGTCGTTCCGGCGTCTACCGGCGCGACGACGACCTGCTGGCCGACCTCGAGGGCATCTGA
- a CDS encoding methyltransferase domain-containing protein: MPDDYLHGHPEPVLRSHRWRTAENSAGYLLPHLAGGERLLDVGCGPGTITADLAGRVASAVGVDSSADVVAEAERSVADRPEVDRPSFRVADVYELPFDDGEFDVVHAHQVLQHLTDPVAALREMARVARPGGLVAARDSDYGAFTWAPEAPGVSRWLDRYRSVARSLGAEPDAGRRLLGWCQEAGLAAVTASASVWCFSGDDREWWAGVWSDRIRTEPLRGRLLADGADEAELDAMVASWQGWAAAPDGWFAVLHGEVLAQV, encoded by the coding sequence GTGCCCGACGACTACCTCCACGGTCATCCCGAACCCGTCCTGCGCTCGCACCGCTGGCGCACGGCCGAGAACTCAGCCGGCTACCTCCTCCCGCACCTCGCCGGCGGCGAACGGCTGCTCGACGTCGGCTGCGGTCCCGGGACGATCACCGCCGACCTTGCAGGGCGGGTCGCGTCCGCCGTGGGCGTCGACTCGTCGGCGGACGTGGTGGCCGAGGCGGAGCGCTCCGTGGCGGACCGGCCGGAGGTCGATCGCCCGTCGTTCCGGGTCGCCGACGTCTACGAGCTCCCGTTCGACGACGGCGAGTTCGACGTCGTGCACGCCCATCAGGTCCTCCAGCACCTGACCGACCCGGTGGCCGCGCTGCGCGAGATGGCGCGGGTGGCGCGACCTGGGGGACTGGTGGCGGCCCGCGACTCCGACTACGGCGCCTTCACCTGGGCGCCCGAGGCGCCGGGCGTCTCGCGGTGGCTCGACCGCTACCGCTCGGTCGCCCGGTCGCTGGGGGCCGAGCCCGACGCGGGCCGCCGCCTGCTCGGCTGGTGCCAGGAGGCGGGGCTCGCGGCGGTCACCGCCTCGGCCTCGGTGTGGTGCTTCAGCGGTGACGACCGGGAGTGGTGGGCCGGCGTCTGGAGCGACCGCATCCGGACCGAGCCGCTGCGTGGCCGCCTGCTCGCCGACGGCGCGGACGAGGCCGAGCTCGACGCGATGGTCGCGTCGTGGCAGGGCTGGGCCGCCGCGCCCGACGGCTGGTTCGCCGTCCTCCACGGCGAGGTGCTCGCCCAGGTCTGA